In one Silene latifolia isolate original U9 population chromosome 10, ASM4854445v1, whole genome shotgun sequence genomic region, the following are encoded:
- the LOC141608258 gene encoding uncharacterized protein LOC141608258 isoform X2: protein MFIGMNNTAFSKPSFIINNLQGISSRTSITSNSSFRLHQFQYFFHSTSTNLYPRRIRLMKVRGSTESVPPPSSTPPSNPFPGLPGKGWIAGLVISLLIPFLRNKWGPLFFLKAELDKDIQTLEDAVEVVEKVAEEVEKLAEEAVEDLPQGKLRKVAAKVEHVAELVAETARLADSAIDKVQELEEEVESFVAKNETNLDKKSDSVPGDTD from the exons ATGTTTATAGGTATGAATAACACTGCCTTCTCAAAACcttcattcatcattaataatcTTCAAGGTATTAGTTCAAGAACATCCATTACTTCAAACTCAAGTTTCCGTCTTCATCAATTTCAATATTTCTTTCATTCTACCTCCACCAATTTATATCCAAG GAGGATCAGGTTAATGAAAGTTCGCGGTAGTACTGAATCTGTCCCACCACCTTCATCAACACCGCCTTCAAATCCTTTTCCAGGCTTGCCTGG GAAGGGATGGATAGCAGGATTAGTGATTTCACTCTTAATACCATTCTTGAGGAACAAATGGGGTCCCTTATTTTTCTTAAAAG CGGAGTTGGACAAGGATATACAAACACTAGAAGACGCGGTAGAGGTGGTGGAGAAGGTAGCAGAGGAGGTAGAGAAGTTGGcagaggaggccgtcgaggatcTTCCTCAAGGAAAGTTGAGAAAGGTCGCGGCTAAGGTTGAGCATGTGGCGGAGTTGGTAGCTGAAACTGCCCGTCTTGCAGATTCTGCCATTGACAAG GTGCAAGAATTGGAGGAAGAAGTGGAATCATTTGTTGCAAAAAACGAAACCAATTTAGATAAGAAAAGCGACTCGGTACCCGGTGATACAGATTAA
- the LOC141608258 gene encoding uncharacterized protein LOC141608258 isoform X1, with product MFIGMNNTAFSKPSFIINNLQGISSRTSITSNSSFRLHQFQYFFHSTSTNLYPRRIRLMKVRGSTESVPPPSSTPPSNPFPGLPGRKGWIAGLVISLLIPFLRNKWGPLFFLKAELDKDIQTLEDAVEVVEKVAEEVEKLAEEAVEDLPQGKLRKVAAKVEHVAELVAETARLADSAIDKVQELEEEVESFVAKNETNLDKKSDSVPGDTD from the exons ATGTTTATAGGTATGAATAACACTGCCTTCTCAAAACcttcattcatcattaataatcTTCAAGGTATTAGTTCAAGAACATCCATTACTTCAAACTCAAGTTTCCGTCTTCATCAATTTCAATATTTCTTTCATTCTACCTCCACCAATTTATATCCAAG GAGGATCAGGTTAATGAAAGTTCGCGGTAGTACTGAATCTGTCCCACCACCTTCATCAACACCGCCTTCAAATCCTTTTCCAGGCTTGCCTGG CAGGAAGGGATGGATAGCAGGATTAGTGATTTCACTCTTAATACCATTCTTGAGGAACAAATGGGGTCCCTTATTTTTCTTAAAAG CGGAGTTGGACAAGGATATACAAACACTAGAAGACGCGGTAGAGGTGGTGGAGAAGGTAGCAGAGGAGGTAGAGAAGTTGGcagaggaggccgtcgaggatcTTCCTCAAGGAAAGTTGAGAAAGGTCGCGGCTAAGGTTGAGCATGTGGCGGAGTTGGTAGCTGAAACTGCCCGTCTTGCAGATTCTGCCATTGACAAG GTGCAAGAATTGGAGGAAGAAGTGGAATCATTTGTTGCAAAAAACGAAACCAATTTAGATAAGAAAAGCGACTCGGTACCCGGTGATACAGATTAA